One region of Carassius gibelio isolate Cgi1373 ecotype wild population from Czech Republic chromosome A1, carGib1.2-hapl.c, whole genome shotgun sequence genomic DNA includes:
- the cxcl8a gene encoding interleukin-8, translating into MHCKIFLVSVIVFLGFLTIGEGMSLRGLGIDPRCRCIETESRRIGKHIESVELFPPSPHCKDTEIIATLKESKKVICLDPKAPWVKKVIEKIIANKAP; encoded by the exons ATGCACTGCAAAATCTTTTTAGTCTCTGTTATTGTTTTCCTGGGATTCCTGACCATTGGTGAAG GAATGAGTCTTCGAGGTCTGGGAATAGATCCACGCTGTCGCTGCATTGAAACAGAGAGTCGGCGCATTGGGAAACACATAGAGAGTGTGGAGCTCTTCCCTCCAAGCCCACACTGTAAAGACACAGAGATCAT AGCCACCCTGAAGGAATCCAAGAAAGTGATCTGCCTGGACCCTAAAGCACCATGGGTTAAGAAGGTCATTGAGAAGATCATTGCAAA cAAAGCACCGTGA